In one Culex quinquefasciatus strain JHB chromosome 2, VPISU_Cqui_1.0_pri_paternal, whole genome shotgun sequence genomic region, the following are encoded:
- the LOC119765955 gene encoding uncharacterized protein LOC119765955, with translation MLDWKQACNQDLGLQAVQSEHSKQLGFTPSRLTSIVYFCLTARVHCLHRLSRVRTESAKYFFNSKSAEITKVKWKPKAKWVANLSTCSLNPNENEAVLLAEMVKQYLVPTLCLE, from the exons ATGCtcgat TGGAAGCAGGCATGCAACCAGGACCTCGGACTGCAAGCCGTTCAAAGTGAGCACTCGAAG caattaggttttacgccgtcgCGGCTAACCTCAATCGTGTATTTCTGTTTGACAGCtcgcgtgcactgtttacatagaCTTAGTCGCGTTCGAACGGAAAGtgctaagtatttttttaattcaaaatcggCCGAAATTACAAAAGTCAAGTG GAAACCGAAGGCGAAGTGGGTGGCAAATTTGTCTACATGCTCGCTGAACCCGAACGAAAACGAAGCCGTGCTGCTGGCGGAGATGGTCAAGCAATACCTTGTTCCGACGCTCTGCCTGGAATGA
- the LOC119768065 gene encoding proton-associated sugar transporter A-like: MNKSTRITDAQIMDSMLKKRYEYARSQIKDYSHIFRPKTRWELIRLTLLIVGIQFTYAAETAFVTPILLGIGLSHTFMTMVWAVSPTLGFFCAPLLASVSDQIRLEWGRRRPVLLALGVGLMLGLLILPHGARIGVWFGDDSDGQVSGFRWGVLMTVVGLILVDFNVETCNGMTRTYFMDMCIRDDHPKVLTIAVMIGGFGGFAGYMLGSIDWSRTNIGIFLGSNEATVFASVVLIVLIGLITTLSSFREIPLPLMESDEMLRPISRAAIEEEKKRLLSLNSVSGSTTLQPEADDRITVCASEDDDTPISLKLFLVNLIRMPRALRILYLTQFLSHMGYLSYCLYFTDFVGREVFGGNVSALEGSEEFYLYNEGVRFGCVGMAVFILSSSLYSMVIERLIDKFGARPIYIGGLILNSFGMVVMAIFKIKATVFVCCITMGIKYATMYSLPFLLISHYHLNNSFDKKDKILPQVVQKRGFGADISTLSSMLFLAQVIISLSIGSIIDAFGTTTIVVYSAGLFSSLAAFAATQVWFMDL; encoded by the exons ACCCAAAACCCGCTGGGAGCTCATCCGGCTGACGCTGCTCATCGTGGGCATCCAGTTTACGTACGCCGCCGAGACGGCCTTCGTGACGCCCATCCTGCTCGGTATTGGCCTTAGCCACACCTTCATGACCATGGTTTGGGCCGTCTCGCCCACGCTCGGGTTCTTTTGCGCTCCGCTGCTGGCTTCCGTGAGCGACCAAATCCGGCTCGAGTGGGGCCGTCGGAGACCTGTTTTGCTGGCGCTGGGCGTTGGGTTGATGCTGGGACTGCTGATACTGCCCCATGGAGCGCGAATTGGGGTGTGGTTTGGGGATGATTCGGACGGTCAGGTGTCGGGGTTTCGGTGGGGAGTTTTGATGACCGTGGTTGGGTTGATCCTGGTGGATTTTAACGTTGAGACGTGCAACGGGATGACCAGGACGTACTTTATGGACATGTGCATCAGAG ATGATCACCCAAAAGTCCTAACGATAGCCGTAATGATCGGAGGCTTTGGAGGGTTCGCCGGGTACATGCTGGGTTCGATCGACTGGTCGCGGACAAACATTGGAATCTTCTTGGGATCGAACGAAGCCACCGTGTTTGCATCGGTGGTGCTAATCGTACTGATCGGGTTGATCACTACGTTAAGCAGCTTCCGGGAGATTCCACTGCCGTTGATGGAGAGTGATGAAATGTTGAGGCCAATTTCGAGGGCGGCTATCGAGGAGGAAAAGAAGCGACTGCTTTCGCTGAACAGTGTCAGCGGATCGACAACGTTGCAGCCTGAGGCTGACGATCGGATTACGGTTTGTGCTAGTGAAGATGACGATACGCCGATTAGTTTGAAGTTGTTCTTAGTTAATTTGATCAGGATGCCACGGGCGTTGAGGATTTTGTACCTGACGCAGTTCTTATCCCACATGGGGTACTTGAGCTATTGCTTGTACTTTACGGACTTTGTAGGGCGGGAAGTTTTCGGTGGGAATGTTTCG gcTTTGGAAGGTTCTGAAGAGTTTTATCTTTACAATGAAGGAGTTCGATTTGGTTGCGTAGGCATGGCAGTTTTCATCCTGAGCAGCTCACTCTATTCGATGGTGATTGAACGATTAATTGACAAGTTTGGAGCAAGACCAATCTATATCGGAGGACTGATTCTGAACAGTTTTGGAATGGTAGTTatggcaattttcaaaattaaagctACAGTATTTGTATGTTGTATAACGATGGGGATTAAGTATGCCACCATGTATTCTTTgccatttcttttaatttcacaCTATCATTTGAATAATTCG TTTGACAAAAAGGACAAAATTCTGCCTCAAGTCGTGCAGAAACGAGGCTTTGGAGCGGATATCTCCACCCTCAGCAGCATGCTGTTTCTAGCCCAG GTGATTATCTCGTTATCAATTGGGTCTATCATCGATGCGTTTGGAACCACGACAATTGTAGTCTATTCTGCTGGATTATTTTCATCACTGGCTGCCTTTGCAGCAACACAGgtgtggtttatggatctctGA